One genomic region from Jilunia laotingensis encodes:
- a CDS encoding GH92 family glycosyl hydrolase, translating to MEQKTFMKIAFILVCTLALAFTGSARATDFTQYVNPFIGTGAVHGGLSGNNYPGATVPFGMVQLSPDTREAPDWAQASGYDYNDTTIYGFSHTRLSGTGASDLIDLLLMPTTGNRTSSTFSHEREEAHPGYYQVFLKDEGINAELTATTRTGIHRYTYPETKDAELIIDLDHSANKESWNRKIIHSQIRLINDRTIEGYRIITGWAKLRKVYFHIEFSTPIVSATLRDGDRRYENAPLINGTDLHALLRFGKLNGQPLICKVALSPVSKANAQLNMEQEAGHWEFDRFVTDANTCWEKELSKIKADGSELQKELFYTALYHTMLQPNTFSDVNGEYMTADYTVGKLPGGETHYTTFSLWDTFRGAHPLYTLITPERVPDFVKSMIRQYDSYGYLPIWQLWGQDNYCMIGNHSIPVIVDAVLKGVPDIDVEKAYEAVRNSSLTSHPNSPFHVWEKYGYMPENIQTQSVSITLEQAYDDWCTARLAKKLGKEEDHQHFTHRSGFYRNLYNSDTHFFQPKNDKGEWIEPFDPYKYGANGGYPFTEGNAWQYYWYVPQDIPALIELTGGSKAFEQKLDTFFTSRHQSGELNDNASGFVGQYAHGNEPSHHVAYLYNYAGRPEKTQKYVHHILTELYNNTSSGYAGNDDCGEMSAWYVFSAMGFYPVNPASGEYVIGTPAFNHCTLNLSNGKEFHIEAPRKSPSEFYVRSIQLNGQPLKGFILTHKDIVKGGTMVFKMKK from the coding sequence ATAGAACAGAAAACATTCATGAAAATAGCTTTCATTTTAGTGTGTACCCTTGCACTTGCCTTCACCGGCAGTGCAAGGGCCACTGATTTCACACAGTACGTCAACCCATTTATCGGGACAGGTGCCGTTCACGGTGGCCTCTCCGGAAATAATTATCCGGGAGCTACGGTGCCCTTCGGCATGGTTCAACTCAGCCCCGATACCCGCGAAGCTCCCGACTGGGCACAAGCTTCAGGATATGATTACAATGACACCACCATCTATGGTTTCAGCCACACCCGTCTTAGTGGGACAGGGGCATCGGATCTGATCGATCTGTTGCTGATGCCGACAACCGGCAACCGCACTTCTTCTACTTTCTCGCACGAACGGGAAGAAGCACATCCGGGCTATTACCAGGTATTTCTGAAGGACGAAGGTATCAATGCCGAACTCACGGCAACCACCCGGACAGGTATACACCGCTATACCTATCCAGAAACCAAGGACGCAGAGCTGATCATCGATTTGGATCACTCCGCCAACAAAGAAAGCTGGAACCGAAAGATCATCCATTCGCAAATCCGCCTGATAAACGACCGAACAATAGAAGGATACCGCATTATCACCGGCTGGGCAAAATTACGCAAAGTATACTTTCATATTGAATTCTCCACTCCCATCGTTTCGGCAACCTTAAGAGACGGTGACCGACGGTACGAAAATGCTCCTCTGATAAACGGAACCGATCTGCACGCACTGCTCCGCTTCGGTAAACTCAACGGACAGCCTTTAATATGCAAAGTTGCACTTTCCCCCGTATCAAAAGCCAACGCACAATTGAATATGGAGCAAGAAGCCGGACATTGGGAATTCGACCGTTTTGTAACAGATGCCAATACCTGTTGGGAAAAGGAACTAAGCAAGATTAAAGCCGATGGCAGTGAGTTGCAAAAAGAACTCTTCTACACGGCACTCTATCATACGATGCTCCAACCTAATACCTTCTCCGATGTCAACGGAGAATACATGACAGCCGACTATACCGTGGGAAAACTACCCGGAGGAGAAACGCATTATACCACTTTCTCCCTTTGGGATACCTTCCGCGGAGCGCATCCGCTTTATACACTGATTACGCCCGAACGTGTTCCCGATTTTGTTAAAAGCATGATACGCCAATACGACAGTTACGGGTATCTACCTATCTGGCAACTTTGGGGGCAGGATAATTACTGCATGATCGGGAACCATTCCATTCCGGTAATCGTAGACGCAGTATTGAAAGGTGTACCGGATATCGATGTTGAAAAAGCATACGAAGCTGTCCGGAACAGTTCACTGACTTCACACCCCAACTCTCCGTTCCACGTATGGGAAAAGTACGGCTACATGCCCGAGAATATACAAACCCAATCGGTCTCCATTACTTTGGAACAGGCCTATGATGATTGGTGTACAGCCCGGCTCGCAAAGAAATTAGGCAAAGAGGAAGACCATCAGCACTTCACCCACCGCTCCGGATTCTACCGGAATCTATACAACAGTGACACCCACTTCTTCCAGCCCAAAAACGACAAAGGAGAATGGATAGAACCTTTCGACCCTTACAAATACGGAGCCAATGGTGGTTATCCGTTTACTGAAGGAAATGCCTGGCAATATTACTGGTATGTCCCGCAGGACATACCGGCCTTAATAGAGTTGACCGGTGGCTCGAAGGCATTCGAACAGAAACTAGACACGTTCTTTACCTCCCGCCATCAAAGCGGAGAGCTGAATGACAACGCTTCCGGCTTTGTAGGTCAGTATGCACATGGCAATGAGCCGAGTCATCATGTGGCTTATCTCTACAATTATGCCGGTCGCCCGGAGAAGACACAAAAGTACGTACATCACATCTTGACCGAGCTTTACAATAACACTTCGTCCGGTTACGCTGGTAACGATGATTGTGGTGAAATGTCCGCTTGGTACGTATTCTCAGCGATGGGATTTTATCCGGTCAATCCCGCAAGCGGAGAATATGTCATCGGTACCCCCGCTTTCAATCATTGTACATTGAATCTATCGAACGGCAAAGAATTCCATATTGAAGCACCCCGCAAATCCCCCAGCGAATTCTATGTCCGCTCCATTCAATTGAACGGACAACCTCTAAAAGGTTTCATACTTACACATAAAGATATAGTAAAAGGGGGAACTATGGTGTTTAAGATGAAAAAGTAA
- a CDS encoding alpha-galactosidase, whose translation MNVKAILLAGLFCLSGIVHAADKPVIRIETGNTSLIYRVGDNGRLYQSYLGKRLNYEADIDHLPLGTEAYLTHGMEDYFEPALHMVHNDGNPSTLLKYDTHTSQKLSDGSNETVITLSDAQYPVTVKLHYIAFPEENIIKTFTEISHREKKPVTLQKYASSLLHLNRGKYFLTEFAGDWAHEANITERELAFGKKVIDTKLGARANMFVSPFFQLSVDNPSEENTGEVIVGTLGWTGNFRFTFEVDNLNHLRILSGINPYASEYNLPAGEVFRTPDFYFTYSLNGKGQASRNFHDWARRYQVKDGNETRMTLLNNWEATYFDFNEDKLIGLIGEAKHLGVDMFLLDDGWFANKYPRSSDHQGLGDWTETADKLPNGIGRLTAEAQKQGVKFGIWIEPEMVNPKSELYEKHKDWVIHLPNRDEYYFRNQMVLDLSNPAVQDHVFGVVDQLMTKYPDIAFFKWDCNSPITNIYSSYLKGKQTHLYIDYVKGLYKVLDRVKAKYPNLPMMLCAGGSGRSDYEALKYFTEFWPSDNTDPIERLFIQWGFSQVFPSKTLCAHVTTWNKKANVKFRTEVAMMGKLGFDIKLDDLTDDEQAYCRQAIQEYNRLKPVVLEGDLFRLVSPYEGNHTSSMYVDKAKNKAVVFAFDIHPRYGEHILPVRLQGLDANKMYHVKEINLMPGAGASMGGNDQNYSGEYLMTVGLGLFTGQDLSSRVIEVTAL comes from the coding sequence ATGAACGTAAAAGCTATTTTACTGGCAGGACTTTTCTGCCTCTCCGGCATAGTACATGCCGCCGACAAACCAGTAATACGTATTGAGACCGGAAACACCAGCCTCATCTACCGCGTAGGTGACAACGGTCGTCTTTACCAGTCCTACCTGGGCAAACGCCTCAACTATGAGGCAGATATCGATCACCTGCCTCTGGGTACAGAAGCCTATCTGACACACGGCATGGAAGACTACTTCGAGCCCGCACTGCATATGGTGCATAATGACGGTAATCCTTCCACACTTTTAAAGTATGATACACATACCAGCCAGAAACTGTCTGATGGTTCGAACGAGACCGTAATCACCCTGAGCGACGCCCAGTACCCCGTAACCGTCAAGTTGCACTACATTGCTTTTCCGGAGGAAAATATCATCAAGACCTTTACGGAAATCAGCCACCGGGAAAAGAAGCCCGTCACACTGCAAAAGTACGCTTCATCCCTGTTGCACCTTAACCGTGGCAAATACTTCCTCACTGAATTCGCAGGCGACTGGGCACACGAAGCCAACATTACCGAACGCGAACTGGCTTTCGGCAAGAAAGTGATCGACACGAAACTGGGCGCACGCGCTAATATGTTCGTTTCTCCTTTCTTCCAATTGTCCGTTGACAATCCATCGGAAGAGAACACCGGTGAAGTGATCGTAGGTACACTCGGCTGGACGGGAAACTTCCGGTTTACTTTTGAAGTGGACAATCTGAACCATCTGCGTATCCTGAGCGGCATCAATCCGTATGCATCAGAATACAACCTGCCAGCCGGAGAAGTATTCCGCACTCCGGATTTTTACTTCACTTACAGCCTGAACGGTAAAGGACAGGCAAGCCGTAACTTCCACGACTGGGCAAGACGCTATCAAGTGAAAGACGGAAACGAAACCCGCATGACTTTGCTTAACAACTGGGAAGCCACCTACTTTGACTTTAACGAAGACAAACTGATCGGTCTGATCGGTGAAGCAAAGCACTTAGGTGTAGACATGTTCCTGCTTGACGATGGCTGGTTTGCCAACAAATATCCCCGTAGCAGCGACCATCAGGGATTGGGAGACTGGACAGAGACTGCCGACAAACTGCCTAACGGTATCGGCCGCCTGACCGCAGAAGCCCAAAAACAAGGCGTCAAGTTCGGTATCTGGATCGAACCGGAGATGGTAAACCCGAAGAGTGAACTCTACGAAAAGCATAAAGACTGGGTGATCCACCTGCCTAACCGTGATGAATACTACTTCCGTAACCAAATGGTTCTTGACCTGAGCAATCCGGCAGTACAGGATCATGTATTCGGTGTAGTCGACCAGCTCATGACTAAATACCCGGATATCGCTTTCTTCAAATGGGATTGCAACAGCCCTATCACTAATATTTATTCTTCTTACCTGAAAGGAAAACAAACACATCTATATATAGACTATGTAAAAGGACTCTACAAAGTCCTGGACCGTGTAAAAGCAAAATATCCAAACCTGCCGATGATGCTCTGTGCAGGTGGTAGCGGACGTTCGGATTACGAAGCATTGAAGTATTTCACTGAGTTCTGGCCGAGCGACAATACCGACCCGATCGAACGCTTATTCATCCAGTGGGGCTTCTCACAGGTATTCCCCAGCAAAACGCTTTGTGCCCATGTCACTACATGGAACAAGAAAGCCAATGTCAAGTTCCGTACGGAAGTAGCCATGATGGGTAAACTGGGCTTCGATATCAAGTTGGACGACCTGACCGATGACGAGCAAGCTTATTGCCGCCAAGCCATACAGGAGTACAACCGTTTGAAACCGGTAGTTCTAGAAGGCGATCTCTTCCGTCTTGTTTCACCCTACGAAGGAAACCACACCTCCTCCATGTATGTCGATAAGGCAAAGAATAAAGCAGTCGTGTTCGCTTTCGACATCCACCCGCGCTATGGTGAGCATATCCTTCCGGTACGCCTTCAGGGATTGGATGCCAACAAAATGTATCATGTAAAAGAGATCAACCTCATGCCCGGTGCAGGTGCTTCCATGGGTGGCAACGATCAGAACTATTCCGGAGAATACCTGATGACAGTCGGACTCGGACTTTTCACCGGACAGGATTTGAGCAGCCGGGTTATCGAAGTAACCGCTTTGTAA